The following coding sequences are from one Ornithodoros turicata isolate Travis chromosome 1, ASM3712646v1, whole genome shotgun sequence window:
- the LOC135379139 gene encoding uncharacterized protein LOC135379139 — MADCGLKTPKPLDVSSQSPNTWDDWLQSYEWYVTDIQLHKKLPEVQVANFMTVIGQDAQNVYRTLSLSDEEKKQLEVVKQRFKEHFTPKANHAYERYKFNELKQKEGETFNEFLTAARLQAKICQFGELTDELLRDRIIVGIRNDDVREKLLSDPTIDLQKTVNTCRASEQASQQLKEIANKDTKVLDSIGKKKTKSTQKMDTEMKEQTKKKRQDQEKRVPFVEGSTNLENAPHMAKLVTNAIRWDTLQLCAERAET; from the coding sequence ATGGCAGACTGTGGTCTGAAAACGCCCAAGCCTCTCGATGTCTCATcgcagtcgccgaacacatggGACGATTGGCTACAGAGCTATGAGTGGTATGTTACAGACATACAACTGCACAAGAAACTCCCAGAAGTCCAAGTCGCCAACTTCATGACAGTTATCGGTCAGGACGCGCAGAATGTGTACAGAACGCTTTCCCTCAGCGATGAAGAAAAGAAGCAATTGGAAGTCGTGAAACAGAGATTCAAGGAACACTTCACGCCAAAAGCTAATCACGCCTATGAAAGATACAAGTTTAACGAACTGAAGCAGAAAGAAGGCGAGACGTTCAACGAGTTCCTTACCGCCGCACGACTCCAAGCGAAGATATGTCAGTTTGGCGAGCTGACAGACGAGCTACTTAGAGACCGTATTATCGTCGGTATCAGGAACGACGACGTCAGAGAAAAATTACTGAGCGATCCGACGATCGATCTGCAGAAAACGGTCAACACGTGTAGGGCAAGTGAACAGGCATCTCAACAGCTCAAAGAGATAGCGAACAAAGATACAAAGGTATTGGACTCCattggaaagaagaaaacgaagaGTACACAAAAGATGGACACAGAGATGAAagagcaaacaaaaaaaaaacgacaggaCCAAGAAAAGCGTGTACCTTTTGTGGAAGGTTCCACAAACCTAGAGAATGCCCCGCATATGGCAAAACTTGTAACAAATGCCATAAGATGGGACACTTTGCAGCTGTGTGCCGAACGAGCAGAAACTTAG